The Chitinophaga sp. H8 genome contains a region encoding:
- a CDS encoding zinc finger domain-containing protein, giving the protein MLFEEKTGEVVSSLKCENCGATLHYAPGTNSLKCDYCGTVNKIESSTQEIHAVDYNDFITTTVRSTANTQQAVIVKCNNCGASTTMLPNVTADSCPFCASPLVVDHAETTNVLQPHYVIPFIIKEQEALQNFQKWMNKLWFAPSDLVKKVKDASSHQLKGVYIPHWSYDTDSYSRYSGQRGEYYYTTETYSVTVNGRAETRTRQVRHTRWYSASGDVNNVFRDVLICASPSLPPKMAQILEPWHLEQLKSFDPRYLSGFRAEMYTWNAEKGLEMAKQRMAPVIEDTIRDDIGGDEQRIDHYNTDYNNLALKYLLLPVWISAYKYDKKLYHFVVNACTGEVTGDRPYSWMKITLTVLAVIVAIYLIYQASSGA; this is encoded by the coding sequence ATGCTCTTTGAGGAAAAAACCGGTGAAGTAGTATCCTCTCTGAAATGCGAGAACTGCGGCGCTACTTTACATTATGCCCCTGGTACCAATAGCCTGAAATGTGACTACTGTGGCACGGTAAATAAGATTGAATCTTCAACGCAGGAAATCCATGCTGTAGATTATAACGATTTTATTACTACTACGGTCCGGTCTACAGCCAATACCCAACAGGCCGTAATAGTAAAATGCAATAATTGCGGTGCATCTACTACCATGTTGCCCAATGTAACGGCAGACAGTTGCCCGTTCTGTGCCTCACCCCTGGTAGTGGATCATGCAGAAACAACGAATGTACTGCAGCCACATTATGTCATCCCTTTTATCATTAAAGAACAGGAGGCGCTGCAAAACTTCCAGAAGTGGATGAACAAATTATGGTTTGCACCATCGGACCTGGTAAAAAAGGTAAAGGATGCTTCTTCCCATCAGCTGAAAGGGGTGTATATTCCGCATTGGAGCTATGATACAGATAGTTATTCCCGGTATAGCGGTCAGCGGGGAGAGTATTATTATACTACAGAAACTTACTCCGTTACGGTCAACGGGCGTGCTGAAACCCGCACCCGTCAGGTAAGGCACACCCGCTGGTATAGTGCCAGTGGAGATGTCAACAATGTTTTCCGGGATGTATTGATCTGTGCCAGCCCTTCATTACCGCCTAAGATGGCGCAGATCCTGGAGCCCTGGCACCTGGAGCAGCTAAAATCATTTGACCCCCGCTACCTCAGTGGATTCCGTGCTGAAATGTATACCTGGAATGCTGAAAAGGGACTGGAAATGGCCAAACAAAGAATGGCACCCGTGATTGAGGACACCATTCGTGATGATATTGGCGGCGATGAACAGCGGATTGATCATTATAATACGGATTACAATAACCTGGCCCTCAAATACCTGCTACTGCCGGTATGGATCAGTGCTTATAAGTATGATAAAAAACTGTATCATTTTGTGGTAAATGCCTGTACCGGTGAGGTAACAGGTGACAGGCCCTATAGTTGGATGAAGATCACATTAACGGTGCTTGCTGTTATTGTCGCTATTTACCTTATTTACCAGGCCAGTTCCGGCGCATAA
- a CDS encoding ring-cleaving dioxygenase, which produces MEDKITGIHHITAIAGNAKRNYDFYTQVLGLRFVKKTVNFDDPHTYHFYYGDEVGTPGSILTFFPWEDIMTGRRGTHMATEIGYSIPEGSIDFWIKRFEERNILYNKPSQKFGDLYLTFLDPDGLKLELTVTEKPDNRQPWETSAVTAANATRGFHHVTLTLEDVQPTADLLVSLFGFNLLKHSANRYRFESPAGENGTFIDLVEAKGEPRGHVAGGTIHHVAFRVKDDETQLRFREKIERMGLNPTPQLDRKYFKSIYFREPGGVLFELATDGPGFTVDEPKALLGSQLMLPPEFEARREEILGQLPKLD; this is translated from the coding sequence ATGGAAGATAAAATCACCGGCATTCATCACATTACTGCGATAGCCGGGAATGCCAAACGCAATTATGATTTTTATACGCAAGTATTAGGATTAAGGTTTGTAAAAAAAACAGTCAATTTTGACGATCCGCATACCTACCATTTTTATTACGGAGATGAAGTGGGGACTCCTGGTAGTATTCTGACCTTTTTTCCATGGGAAGACATCATGACCGGACGCAGAGGTACACATATGGCAACAGAAATAGGTTATTCTATTCCTGAAGGCAGTATTGATTTCTGGATCAAACGGTTTGAGGAACGCAACATTCTTTACAACAAACCTTCCCAGAAATTTGGCGACTTATACCTGACCTTCCTGGATCCCGATGGCCTGAAACTGGAGCTTACGGTAACAGAAAAGCCCGACAATCGGCAGCCATGGGAAACATCTGCTGTTACGGCGGCTAATGCCACACGGGGATTTCATCATGTTACCCTTACCCTGGAAGATGTACAGCCTACTGCAGATCTGCTGGTGTCTTTATTTGGCTTTAACTTGTTAAAACACAGTGCCAACCGCTACCGGTTTGAAAGCCCCGCTGGCGAAAACGGTACTTTCATAGACCTGGTTGAAGCTAAAGGAGAACCCAGAGGGCATGTAGCGGGTGGTACTATCCATCATGTGGCTTTCCGGGTAAAAGACGATGAAACACAATTACGCTTCCGGGAAAAAATAGAACGTATGGGACTAAACCCAACACCACAACTGGACCGGAAATACTTTAAATCCATTTACTTCCGGGAACCCGGTGGTGTATTGTTTGAATTGGCAACAGATGGTCCGGGCTTTACGGTAGACGAACCTAAGGCATTGCTCGGCAGCCAGCTGATGTTACCACCGGAATTTGAAGCCAGAAGAGAGGAAATACTGGGACAACTGCCAAAGCTGGACTAG
- a CDS encoding TolC family protein: MRRGFLFIVPVFLMSAVYAQEVGRPITLQECYDMAAQKNTLIMQAKHALKASEYNLEAEKRSYFPKVDLLAGYNYLGKPLEINLQQVKDGIVEGSSQQSVNTANEVFNQITGQHLPQQVQDRIFNATQRILNTVYPDYNPALSKQQYFTASLGFREAIYLGGKLSAVKDLAQARVTSGELNRQVVEKELYLLIGLQYLRIMYLNNILGHEERIVDAFRKNRDYAASLKANEILPPYLLNWAKVSLVQAESRYRNQQLEKQNALLELNKLMGLPLDTVINITDTLKYIPAAIHTATTPDFYQQNPAYRLLESKSSLAEVAVKTTRSLSLPNIFAIGNVSLYRKDLPLTMPPWLVGVEMQWNLFDGFQKQKRVKASKQLVEETRMLTENTRSSLEVRLQVCINKMNALKNDVAALDTARQQARLTTTLIEERMKTEMSSVKDVNDALLIEEEMEKIYYTGVLGYYLALAEYWSIVGTPQRLQEFIK; encoded by the coding sequence ATGAGAAGAGGCTTCCTGTTTATTGTTCCGGTTTTTTTGATGTCGGCAGTGTACGCGCAGGAGGTGGGCAGGCCCATAACCTTGCAGGAGTGTTATGACATGGCAGCACAGAAGAATACGCTGATCATGCAGGCAAAACATGCGCTGAAGGCAAGTGAATATAACCTGGAAGCAGAAAAGCGGTCGTATTTTCCCAAGGTAGATCTCCTGGCGGGGTACAATTACCTGGGCAAGCCATTGGAAATTAATCTGCAGCAGGTGAAGGACGGCATTGTGGAAGGTTCTTCCCAGCAAAGTGTGAATACGGCCAACGAGGTATTTAATCAGATAACCGGTCAGCATTTGCCACAGCAGGTACAGGACCGGATCTTCAATGCCACGCAGCGGATTTTGAATACAGTATACCCGGATTATAATCCGGCCCTCAGCAAGCAACAGTACTTTACAGCATCACTGGGTTTCCGGGAAGCGATTTACCTGGGAGGTAAACTTTCTGCAGTAAAAGACCTGGCCCAGGCGCGGGTTACTTCCGGTGAGTTAAACCGGCAGGTAGTGGAAAAGGAATTATACCTCCTGATAGGGTTACAATACCTGCGTATTATGTACCTGAATAACATTCTGGGGCATGAGGAGCGGATAGTAGACGCCTTCCGGAAGAACCGGGACTATGCGGCTTCTCTTAAAGCCAATGAGATACTGCCACCTTATCTGTTAAATTGGGCAAAAGTGAGTCTGGTACAGGCAGAAAGCCGGTATCGTAATCAGCAGCTGGAAAAACAGAATGCGTTGCTGGAACTGAATAAATTGATGGGATTACCATTGGATACTGTAATAAACATCACGGACACACTAAAATATATTCCGGCGGCGATCCATACCGCTACAACGCCTGATTTTTATCAGCAAAACCCTGCTTACCGGCTGTTGGAAAGCAAATCCAGCCTGGCAGAGGTGGCGGTAAAAACGACCCGCTCCCTGTCATTACCCAATATCTTTGCCATTGGCAATGTAAGCCTTTACCGAAAAGACCTGCCACTGACTATGCCCCCGTGGCTGGTAGGCGTAGAAATGCAATGGAACCTCTTTGACGGGTTCCAGAAACAAAAGCGGGTGAAGGCCAGTAAACAACTGGTAGAAGAAACCCGGATGCTTACAGAAAACACCCGGTCATCCCTGGAGGTAAGATTACAGGTGTGTATTAATAAAATGAATGCCCTGAAAAATGATGTTGCTGCATTGGATACCGCCCGCCAGCAGGCACGTTTAACTACCACGCTGATTGAGGAGCGGATGAAAACGGAGATGTCTTCCGTGAAAGATGTAAACGATGCCTTGCTGATAGAAGAGGAGATGGAAAAGATTTATTATACCGGCGTGTTGGGTTATTACCTGGCATTGGCAGAATACTGGAGCATTGTAGGCACACCACAACGGCTACAGGAGTTTATTAAATAA
- a CDS encoding GNAT family N-acetyltransferase: MSITPVNIINNEDSQRFEAELNGVTAFVQYRHYKGDIAFMHTEVPQALEGQGIASQLAIHALEYARSHKLPVMVYCPFIAGYIKKHPEYKVLLDKKYHP, translated from the coding sequence ATGTCTATCACACCTGTTAACATTATCAATAATGAAGACAGCCAGCGGTTTGAAGCTGAACTGAATGGTGTCACTGCTTTTGTGCAATACCGGCATTATAAAGGAGATATTGCCTTTATGCATACCGAAGTGCCGCAAGCACTCGAAGGCCAGGGTATTGCTTCCCAACTTGCCATACATGCACTGGAATATGCCCGCAGCCATAAACTGCCAGTTATGGTATACTGTCCCTTTATTGCCGGGTATATCAAAAAACACCCGGAGTATAAAGTTTTACTGGATAAGAAATATCATCCCTGA
- a CDS encoding ABC transporter permease has protein sequence MMKAIIQITIREWKRILTLPVHYLVLLVMPALLFAFYAYIYQARNARDLPVAIWDDDRSVLSRQFAFMLEQTESIHITRQVDNQTELETLIRRGEVAGAIHFPARMERNIKSRHPVYITVYTNAAAIVTAKLIYKDAAQVLMTAGSGVILQKLVKLGMPKDKAMTLVQPLKLTSYQLYNPTFNYQQYLVPGLIFVALQMMIIMVTVLLLNYERKTNTLEELHQVAKGSAFVAITGKTLAHLVVGWVNFILVTGIVLPLFEVGHPAATGTLFVVFTLLVLACIGIGILVSAIFKDVMVACDLGLFYTSPAFVFSGFTFPRWAMPWYDQYYAAIMPFTFFLDAFFKVYFMELPLRYAYTEMGYILIFIVVTYPLAIILFQRQLNKLEVQHA, from the coding sequence ATGATGAAGGCCATTATTCAAATAACCATACGGGAATGGAAGCGCATTTTAACGCTGCCGGTGCATTACCTGGTGCTATTGGTCATGCCTGCATTGCTGTTTGCTTTTTATGCATACATCTATCAGGCCAGGAATGCACGGGATCTGCCGGTAGCCATCTGGGATGATGACAGGTCAGTACTTTCCCGGCAGTTTGCCTTTATGCTGGAACAAACGGAAAGCATTCATATCACCCGCCAGGTAGACAACCAGACCGAACTGGAAACACTGATACGGAGGGGAGAGGTAGCCGGGGCTATTCATTTTCCGGCGCGCATGGAACGGAATATTAAAAGCAGGCACCCGGTATACATTACTGTATATACGAATGCAGCAGCAATTGTTACAGCCAAACTGATCTATAAAGATGCCGCTCAGGTATTGATGACTGCAGGTTCCGGTGTGATCCTGCAAAAACTGGTAAAGCTGGGTATGCCTAAAGATAAGGCCATGACATTGGTACAGCCTTTAAAGCTCACCAGTTACCAGTTGTATAACCCTACTTTCAACTACCAGCAATACCTGGTGCCCGGACTTATTTTCGTAGCGCTTCAGATGATGATCATTATGGTAACGGTATTGTTGCTTAACTATGAGCGGAAAACCAACACCCTGGAAGAATTACACCAGGTAGCAAAAGGTTCTGCCTTTGTTGCTATTACCGGCAAAACCCTGGCACACCTGGTAGTAGGATGGGTTAACTTTATACTGGTGACGGGCATCGTGCTCCCATTGTTTGAGGTGGGGCACCCGGCAGCTACCGGTACACTGTTTGTTGTTTTTACCCTGTTGGTACTGGCTTGTATTGGTATCGGAATATTGGTATCTGCGATCTTCAAAGATGTAATGGTAGCCTGCGACCTGGGGCTTTTTTATACTTCCCCTGCATTTGTATTCAGCGGATTTACGTTTCCCAGGTGGGCGATGCCCTGGTACGACCAGTATTATGCTGCTATCATGCCTTTTACTTTTTTCCTGGATGCCTTTTTTAAAGTATATTTTATGGAGTTACCCCTCCGGTATGCCTATACGGAAATGGGATATATCCTGATTTTTATCGTAGTCACTTATCCGTTGGCTATTATATTGTTTCAACGGCAGTTAAATAAACTGGAGGTGCAGCATGCGTAA
- a CDS encoding OsmC family protein, translating to MDEDVTVMLGNVPYQVSVESRGHRWLADEPDTVGGGDTGPKPGELLLSSLGACTAITVKMYATRKKWPLENITIVLRYNSTNKPTPTTTVIEREIDFTGNLDSAQKTRLLEIAEACPIHKLLSNPVIIITKES from the coding sequence ATGGATGAAGATGTAACCGTAATGCTGGGCAATGTCCCTTACCAGGTATCAGTAGAAAGCCGTGGTCACCGCTGGCTGGCAGATGAACCCGACACCGTGGGCGGTGGTGACACCGGCCCCAAACCAGGGGAATTATTGTTGTCCAGCCTGGGTGCCTGTACTGCAATCACTGTGAAAATGTATGCCACCCGCAAAAAGTGGCCCCTGGAAAATATCACCATCGTTTTACGCTATAACAGTACCAACAAGCCCACCCCAACTACCACCGTGATAGAAAGGGAAATTGATTTTACGGGCAACCTGGATAGTGCACAAAAAACAAGACTGCTCGAAATAGCAGAGGCGTGCCCTATCCACAAACTATTAAGTAACCCTGTTATCATCATTACAAAGGAGTCATAA
- a CDS encoding alpha/beta hydrolase codes for MDFQPLKYVYQRTDNNKAYTLLLLPGTGGDEHDMVPLAANFGYDVNILSLRGNVLEHGMPRFFRRLSMGVFDEADLHFRTHELVHFLRNLALEKHFDVNKLIAIGYSNGANIAGAILMLYPELLAGALLFRPMQPFQALEDGFETQRQAPVLITTGRQDTTIDLADTNNYATLLSANGFKVNTYEVNAGHALTQEDITLAAQWFRDNFQIRNFSQYG; via the coding sequence ATGGACTTTCAACCTTTAAAATATGTTTATCAGCGCACGGATAATAACAAAGCCTATACCTTGCTCCTGCTGCCGGGAACCGGAGGAGATGAGCATGACATGGTACCCCTGGCGGCCAATTTTGGCTATGATGTAAACATCCTGAGCCTGCGGGGTAATGTGCTGGAACATGGCATGCCCCGTTTTTTCCGGCGTTTGTCAATGGGGGTATTTGATGAAGCGGATCTGCATTTCCGTACGCATGAGCTGGTGCATTTTCTGCGCAACCTGGCACTGGAAAAGCACTTTGATGTCAATAAGCTTATTGCCATCGGCTATTCAAATGGGGCCAATATTGCCGGGGCTATACTCATGTTATATCCCGAACTGCTGGCCGGGGCACTACTTTTCCGGCCTATGCAACCTTTTCAAGCGCTGGAAGATGGCTTTGAAACACAAAGACAAGCACCTGTTTTAATTACTACGGGCAGACAGGATACTACCATTGATCTTGCTGACACCAACAACTATGCAACACTGCTGAGTGCAAACGGATTTAAGGTAAACACCTATGAAGTGAATGCCGGACATGCCCTCACACAGGAAGATATCACCCTGGCCGCGCAATGGTTCAGGGATAATTTTCAGATCAGGAATTTTAGTCAATATGGATGA
- a CDS encoding (4Fe-4S)-binding protein produces MKDITKEYTNGEVTVVWKPAVCIHSRVCFNNLPEVFNPEQKPWINIAAATSERIVSQVKQCPSGALSYYYNNEIKDGKAPTVEVQSIVEPTPNGPLLVYGNIVVKEPDGTETKKFKVTAFCRCGASANKPYCDGSHKRVGFTDKP; encoded by the coding sequence ATGAAAGACATTACAAAAGAATATACCAACGGGGAAGTTACCGTAGTGTGGAAACCTGCAGTATGTATCCATTCCAGAGTATGTTTCAACAACCTCCCCGAAGTATTCAATCCAGAACAAAAACCCTGGATCAACATCGCAGCAGCCACTTCTGAACGTATTGTATCCCAGGTAAAACAATGCCCTTCCGGTGCATTAAGTTATTATTACAATAATGAAATAAAGGATGGAAAAGCGCCAACTGTAGAAGTGCAGAGCATTGTGGAACCTACTCCCAATGGGCCGCTGCTGGTATATGGCAATATTGTGGTGAAAGAACCGGATGGCACAGAAACAAAAAAGTTTAAAGTAACCGCCTTTTGCCGTTGCGGGGCTTCTGCCAACAAACCTTACTGTGACGGCTCCCATAAAAGAGTTGGTTTCACGGATAAACCTTAA
- a CDS encoding DUF4142 domain-containing protein, producing MKRITFFTMTIMTAWLLQSCGGNANRNKDSVDSAKDVNEATVNEVKAVDEKSTDFAVKAANGGMMEVELGKMAQEKGVSQRVKDFGAMMVSDHTKANDELKAIATAKNITLPGTLGEDMQKHVNDLNKKTGKDFDKAYMDMMTDDHEEDVSEFDKAAGNLEDPELKTFASNTLPTLRTHLDSAKAVKASLKK from the coding sequence ATGAAAAGGATCACTTTTTTTACGATGACGATAATGACTGCCTGGTTGTTACAATCATGTGGAGGTAACGCAAACAGGAATAAAGACAGTGTAGACAGTGCCAAAGATGTGAATGAAGCTACGGTGAATGAAGTAAAAGCAGTAGATGAAAAATCAACTGACTTTGCCGTAAAAGCAGCTAATGGTGGCATGATGGAAGTAGAACTGGGTAAAATGGCGCAGGAAAAGGGTGTTAGTCAGCGGGTTAAGGACTTTGGTGCCATGATGGTCAGTGATCATACAAAAGCCAATGATGAGCTGAAAGCGATTGCCACCGCCAAAAACATTACACTGCCTGGTACTTTGGGAGAAGATATGCAAAAGCATGTAAATGACCTGAATAAGAAAACGGGTAAGGACTTTGATAAGGCTTATATGGATATGATGACAGATGATCACGAAGAAGATGTATCAGAATTTGATAAAGCAGCAGGTAACCTGGAAGATCCGGAACTGAAAACTTTCGCTTCCAATACTTTGCCCACCTTACGTACGCATCTTGATTCGGCCAAAGCGGTGAAGGCATCCTTAAAAAAATAA
- a CDS encoding YceI family protein codes for MAKYQWGIDPEHSEITFKVRHLMITNVTGAFHKYDIQVETEEEDFMTAKVTFTADVDSISTKNEQRDTHLRSPDFFDVNKYPKVTFTATKYENVDNDGSYNLYGDLTIRDVTKPIKLAVEFGGVTKDPWGNTKAGFTINGKINRKDFGLNWNNVTEAGGMVVSDEVKIVCEIELIKK; via the coding sequence ATGGCAAAGTATCAATGGGGTATAGATCCTGAACACAGTGAAATCACCTTCAAAGTAAGGCATTTGATGATTACCAATGTAACAGGGGCATTTCATAAATATGATATACAGGTAGAGACCGAAGAAGAGGACTTTATGACTGCCAAAGTAACGTTTACAGCTGATGTAGACTCCATCAGCACTAAAAACGAACAACGGGATACGCATCTGCGCTCACCGGACTTCTTTGACGTTAATAAATATCCAAAAGTTACATTCACGGCTACCAAATATGAAAACGTGGACAATGACGGCTCCTATAATCTTTATGGCGACCTGACCATCCGGGACGTCACCAAACCTATTAAACTGGCGGTTGAATTCGGTGGCGTAACCAAGGATCCCTGGGGTAATACCAAAGCTGGCTTTACCATCAATGGTAAAATCAACCGGAAAGATTTTGGGTTGAACTGGAACAATGTAACAGAAGCGGGTGGCATGGTAGTAAGCGACGAAGTGAAAATAGTATGTGAGATTGAACTGATTAAAAAATAA
- a CDS encoding HlyD family secretion protein yields MRSFFKNYWALGIPVLVLIIALLFFFRRSGGSSAENTVIGMVDAEFVDVAAGFPGRLDSLLIHQGDTVKKDQLLGVLHTTEINAVRNQAEAAIEAAQSQLKLLQSGARPEAIQAADKLYQITQDQYELMQKTYARIEKLHRDQVVSGQEKDIVYFRYQAAEKEMETARLNMQMLKNGTRPELITAAAAVLKQAEEAYTLTKSLSDKTYIRAPADGIVSSLVIEEGEIASIGYPMMTIQKPDSYFIRFNIRQDDMSKLALGTVVKMNIPGCVPETFDAKVSKVSPSLTFANWVPVQEKGKFELRTFTVECKPVNQPALQGLRPGMTAAMQMP; encoded by the coding sequence ATGCGATCCTTCTTTAAAAATTATTGGGCATTAGGAATACCGGTACTGGTATTGATCATTGCCTTGCTGTTCTTTTTCCGGAGGTCTGGAGGAAGTAGTGCAGAGAATACGGTTATCGGAATGGTAGATGCCGAGTTTGTGGATGTGGCAGCAGGTTTTCCGGGGCGGTTGGATAGCTTGCTGATTCATCAGGGAGATACCGTGAAAAAAGACCAGCTGCTGGGCGTATTGCATACTACAGAGATCAATGCCGTGAGAAATCAGGCAGAAGCAGCTATCGAAGCAGCGCAGAGCCAGCTGAAATTGCTGCAGAGCGGTGCCCGGCCCGAAGCTATACAGGCAGCAGATAAGCTGTATCAGATTACACAGGACCAATATGAGCTGATGCAAAAAACATATGCACGTATTGAGAAACTGCACCGGGATCAGGTAGTATCCGGGCAGGAAAAGGATATCGTTTATTTCAGATACCAGGCTGCGGAGAAGGAGATGGAAACAGCTCGTCTGAATATGCAGATGCTGAAAAATGGTACCCGTCCGGAATTGATTACTGCAGCGGCGGCAGTTTTAAAACAGGCAGAAGAAGCCTATACGTTAACTAAATCATTATCTGACAAAACATATATCCGTGCCCCTGCAGATGGTATTGTATCGTCGCTGGTGATTGAAGAAGGAGAGATCGCATCTATCGGTTATCCGATGATGACTATCCAGAAACCGGACTCTTACTTTATCCGGTTTAATATCCGTCAGGATGATATGAGTAAACTGGCCTTGGGGACAGTGGTGAAAATGAATATACCCGGATGTGTACCGGAAACATTTGACGCGAAAGTGTCGAAGGTATCGCCATCGCTTACGTTTGCCAACTGGGTGCCGGTACAGGAAAAAGGAAAGTTTGAATTACGCACCTTTACCGTAGAGTGTAAACCTGTTAATCAGCCGGCTTTACAGGGCTTGCGTCCTGGCATGACCGCTGCCATGCAAATGCCATGA